A region of the Nocardia asteroides genome:
GCTCGCGTGCCGCTTTAATGGGCGAACAGCCCAACCCTTGGGACCTACTCCAGCCCCAGGATGCGACGAGCCGACATCGAGGTGCCAAACCATCCCGTCGATATGGACTCTTGGGGAAGATCAGCCTGTTATCCCCGGGGTACCTTTTATCCGTTGAGCGACACCGCTTCCACATGCCGGTGCCGGATCACTAGTCCCGACTTTCGTCCCTGCTCGACCCGTCAGTCTCACAGTCAAGCTCCCTTGTGCACTTGCACTCGACACCTGATTGCCAACCAGGCTGAGGGAACCTTTGGGCGCCTCCGTTACATTTTGGGAGGCAACCGCCCCAGTTAAACTACCCACCAGGCACTGTCCCTGAACCCGATCAGGGTCCGAGGTTAGAAGTCCAATACGACCAGAGTGGTATTTCAACGACGACTCCACGAACACTGGCGTGCCCGCTTCACAGTCTCCCACCTATCCTACACAAACCGTACCGAACACCAATACCAAGCTATAGTGAAGGTCCCGGGGTCTTTTCGTCCTGCCGCGCGTAACGAGCATCTTTACTCGTAATGCAATTTCGCCGAGTCTGTGGTTGAGACAGCAGAGAAGTCGTTACGCCATTCGTGCAGGTCGGAACTTACCCGACAAGGAATTTCGCTACCTTAGGATGGTTATAGTTACCACCGCCGTTTACCGGGGCTTAAATTCTCAGCTTCGCGTCCGAAAACGCTAACCGGTCCTCTTAACCTTCCGGCACCGGGCAGGCGTCAGTCCGTATACATCGTCTTACGACTTCGCACGGACCTGTGTTTTTAGTAAACAGTCGCTTCTCTCTGGTCTCTGCGACCACACCCAGCTCGGAGAGCAAATCTCGTCACCAGACGTGGTCCCCCTTCTCCCGAAGTTACGGGGGCATTTTGCCGAGTTCCTTAACCACAGTTCTCTCGATCGCCTCGGTATTCTCTACCTGACCACCTGTGTCGGTTTGGGGTACGGGCCGTGTACCAACTCACTAGAGGCTTTTCTCGGCAGCATAGGATCACTGAATTCGCCTCAATCGGCTACGCATCACCTCTCAGGCACATGAATGGCGGATTTGCCTACCACTCGCCCTACAGGCTTACACCAGGTACTCCATCACCTGGCCCAGCTACCTTCCTGCGTCACCCCATCGCTTGACTACTACACCCAGGGTCTCGTGCATCCCCTTCCGGCTTCCCGAAGGAAGTCCATCCAGTTCAGGACGATTAGCACAGATGACTCGCCATTGGGCGCGGATACACGGGTACGGGAATATCAACCCGTTGTCCATCGACTACGCCTGTCGGCCTCGCCTTAGGTCCCGACTCACCCTGGGCGGATTAACCTGGCCCAGGAACCCTTGGTCATTCGGCGGACGAGTTTCTCACTCGTCTTTCGCTACTCATGCCTGCATTCTCACTCGCACAGCCTCCACAACTAGTTCACACTGCTGCTTCCACGGCTGCACGACGCTCCCCTACCCATCCCAGCTCCTGGCTCGAAAGCAAGATAATACTGGAATGCCGCGGCTTCGGCGGTGTACTTGAGCCCCGCTACATTGTCGGCGCAGGATCACTTGACCAGTGAGCTATTACGCACTCTTTCAAGGGTGGCTGCTTCTAAGCCAACCTCCTGGTTGTCTTCGCGACCCCACATCCTTTTCCACTTAGTACACGCTTAGGGGCCTTAGCCGGCGATCTGGGCTGTTTCCCTCTCGACTACGAAGCTTATCCCCCGCAGTCTCACTGCCACGCTCTCACACACCGGCATTCGGAGTTTGGCTGACTTCGGTAAGCTTGTAGGCCCCCTAGGCCATCCAGTAGCTCTACCTCCGGCGTGAAACACGTGACGCTGCACCTAAATGCATTTCGGGGAGAACCAGCTATCACGGAGTTTGATTGGCCTTTCACCCCTACCCACAGCTCATCCCCTCAGTTTTCAACCTAAGTGGGTTCGGGCCTCCACGACGTCTTACCGTCGCTTCACCCTGGCCATGGGTAGATCACTCCGCTTCGGGTCCATGATGTGCGACTCAACCGCCCTATTCGGACTCGCTTTCGCTACGGCTACCCCACACGGGTTAACCTCGCCACACACCGATGACTCGCAGGCTCATTCTTCAAAAGGCACGCCATCACCCCACCCCGAAGGGAAGGCTCTGACGGATTGTAAGCGTCCGGTTTCAGGTACTATTTCACTCCCCTCCCGGGGTACTTTTCACCTTTCCCTCACGGTACTAGTCCGCTATCGGTCACCAGGGAGTATTCAGGCTTACCGGGTGGTCCCGGCAGATTCACAGCAGATTTCACGGGCCCGCTGCTACTCGGGCACCCACTACAACAGAGCACGCATTTTCGCCTACGGGACTCTCACCCTCTACGACAGGCCGTTCCAGACCACTTCGACTAACACGCACTTTTCTGACTGTTGCCCACCACGGCAGTGATAGGAAAATGGGCCCCACTACCCCGTCCAGACAACCCCTGCCGGGTATCACATCTGAACGGTTTAGCCTCATCCGCTTTCGCTCGCCACTACTCACGGAATCACAATTGTTTTCTCTTCCTGTGGGTACTGAGATGTTTCACTTCCCCACGTTCCCTCCACACCGCCTATATATTCAGCGGCAGGTGACACGACATCACTCGTGCCGGGTTTCCCCATTCGGAAATCCTCGGATCTCAGCTCGGTTGACAGCTCCCCGAGGCTTATCGCAGCCTCCTACGTCCTTCATCGGCTCCTGGTGCCAAGGCATCCACCGAACGCTCTTCAACACTTACAAAACAAAGATGCTCGCGTCCACTGTGCAGTTCTCAAACAACACACCCACTCGAACCCGAACCCGACACCAGCCGAAGCAACAAAGCCCCGCGGTATGAACCGGAGATCCGAACGGATCGTATTTTTTGCCTGGAAAGAACGTCTGTTCTTTCAGGACCCAACAGTGTGTCGACTACATCCGACCCTCATCATCACAAAGACTCCGAGAACGATCGGCCCATGTCAGCGTTCCACCCATGAGCTCCGCAGTCCCACATTCGGGGACATAAGCGGCTCTGCCAGAAGCGATCCCGACTCCACGGGACACTCACTGGAGATGCTCCTTAGAAAGGAGGTGATCCAGCCGCACCTTCCGGTACGGCTACCTTGTTACGACTTCGTCCCAATCGCCGATCCCACCTTCGACGGCTCCCTCCCACAAGGGGTTAGGCCACCGGCTTCGGGTGTTACCGACTTTCATGACGTGACGGGCGGTGTGTACAAGGCCCGGGAACGTATTCACCGCAGCGTTGCTGATCTGCGATTACTAGCGACTCCAACTTCACGGGGTCGAGTTGCAGACCCCGATCCGAACTGAGACCGGCTTTAAGGGATTCGCTCCACCTCACGGTATCGCAGCCCTCTGTACCGGCCATTGTAGCATGTGTGAAGCCCTGGACATAAGGGGCATGATGACTTGACGTCGTCCCCACCTTCCTCCGAGTTGACCCCGGCAGTCTCCTGCGAGTCCCCGGCATAATCCGCTGGCAACACAGGACAAGGGTTGCGCTCGTTGCGGGACTTAACCCAACATCTCACGACACGAGCTGACGACAGCCATGCACCACCTGTACACCGACCACAAGGGGGCCTACATCTCTGCAGGTTTCCGGTGTATGTCAAACCCAGGTAAGGTTCTTCGCGTTGCATCGAATTAATCCACATGCTCCGCCGCTTGTGCGGGCCCCCGTCAATTCCTTTGAGTTTTAGCCTTGCGGCCGTACTCCCCAGGCGGGGCGCTTAATGCGTTAGCTACGGCACGGATCCCGTGGAAGGAAACCCACACCTAGCGCCCACCGTTTACGGCGTGGACTACCAGGGTATCTAATCCTGTTCGCTACCCACGCTTTCGCTTCTCAGCGTCAGTTACTGCCCAGAGACCCGCCTTCGCCACCGGTGTTCCTCCTGATATCTGCGCATTTCACCGCTACACCAGGAATTCCAGTCTCCCCTGCAGTACTCAAGTCTGCCCGTATCGCCTGCAAGCTCACAGTTGAGCTGTGAGTTTTCACAGACGACGCGACAAACCGCCTACAAGCTCTTTACGCCCAGTAATTCCGGACAACGCTCGCACCCTACGTATTACCGCGGCTGCTGGCACGTAGTTGGCCGGTGCTTCTTCTACAGGTACCGTCACTTACGCTTCGTCCCTGTCGAAAGAGGTTTACAACCCGAAGGCCGTCATCCCTCACGCGGCGTCGCTGCATCAGGCTTTCGCCCATTGTGCAATATTCCCCACTGCTGCCTCCCGTAGGAGTCTGGGCCGTGTCTCAGTCCCAGTGTGGCCGGTCGCCCTCTCAGGCCGGCTACCCGTCGTCGCCTTGGTAGGCCATTACCCCACCAACAAGCTGATAGGCCGCGGGCCCATCTCGCACCGATAAATCTTTCCACCCCCAGCCATGCGACCAGAAGTCATATCCGGTATTAGACCCAGTTTCCCAGGCTTATCCCGAAGTGCGAGGCAGATCACCCACGTGTTACTCACCCGTTCGCCGCTCGTGTACCCCGAAGGGCCTTACCGCTCGACTTGCATGTGTTAAGCACGCCGCCAGCGTTCGTCCTGAGCCAGGATCAAACTCTCCGTTGAAGACTCACAACCACACCCCCGAAAGGGTGCAATCAGATCAAAAACTAGAGTCCGAAAACCTAGCAAAACAATCGCCAGCAAAAAGCTGACAAAAAATGCCCGACCCTCCACACGGGGAGTGTAAGAGCCGGAACCAAAAAATATTTGGCACTGACATTCATCGACACACTATTGAGTTCTCAAAGAACACACGCACACACTTCCGGGCCGGTCTCAACCGAACCTTCTGTGAGGCAACTTTTCCAGTCTAAGCACGTAGTCAACCGAAGTCAAGTCCTGCCGGATGATCCACGCCACTCTGTATATCAGGCGCTCCTCGTCCTACCTCGTTTCCCGGTCCATCCGCTCAGCGTCTCCGCTTCGCTTCTCGGCTCCGGGTCGGTGTCCGTGTCGCTCTGACTTGGACTAAGTTACGCGGCGGATAACGCTACGTCAAATCGCCTGAACAACTTAGCGTTTCCGCAGGTCAGAGGGCGGGATTCGGAGTGATTGGCGGCTTGAATCACACGGATGTGATTCAAGCCACCACGAGGTTACACCCCTGCCCGCAGAACTCCGGCGAGGTTCTTCTTGCCGCGCCGCAGGACGAGCCAGCGTCCGTGCAGGTAGTCGGCATCGGCCGGAGTCCAATCGATATCGGAGATCTTCTCGTTGTTCACCGAGGCGCCGCCTTCGTTCACCGCGCGGCGAGCGGCCCCACGGCTCTCGGACAAGCCGGTCGCGACCAAGAGATCCACGATGGTGTTCGGCTCGCCTGCCTTGACCTGCGCGACCTCGCCGTCGATCGCAGCTTCGCGCAATGCCGCGCCGAGGGTCGCCTCGTCCAGCTCTCGCAGTTCTCCCCGGCCGAACAGCGCTTGACTGGCCAGCTGCACGGCGCGCGTGTCGGCTTCACCGTGCACCAGGGTCGTCATCTCGGCCGCGAGCCTGCGCTGCGCTTCCCTGGCGTGCGGGCGTTCGGCGGTCGCCCGCTCCAGTTCGTCGAGTTCCTCGCGGGACAGGAACGTGAACCACCGCAGGTAGCGCACCACGTCGGCATCGGCGGTGTTCACGAAGTACTGGTACCAGGCGTAGGGGCTGGTCATCTCGCGATCGAGCCACAGGCTGCCGCCGCCGGTGGACTTGCCGAACTTCTTGCCGTCGGCGGAGGTCACCAGCGGAACGGTGAGGGCGTGCACGGACGCGCCGTCCACCCGGCGGTTGAGCTCGACGCCGGCGATGATGTTGCCCCACTGGTCGGAGCCGCCCACCTGCAGCGTGCAACCGTAGTTGCGGCGCAGCTGCAGGTAGTCGTTGGCCTGCAGCAGCATGTAGCTGAACTCGGTGTAGGAGATGCCCTCGCCCTCCAGTCGTCGCTTGACGGTGTCACGCGCCAGCATGACGTTCACCGAGAAGTGCTTGCCGACATCGCGCAGGAAGTCCACCGCGGACAACGGCCCGGTCCAGTCCATGTTGTCGACGATGACCGCACCGGTGGGTGAGTCGTCCAGGTCGACGAAACGCTCCAACTGGGATCGGATCCGTTCGGCCCAGCCGGCAACGGTGTCGGCGGAGTTCATGGTCCGCTCGCCGACGTCGCGCGGGTCACCGATCAGCCCGGTGGCGCCACCGGCCAGCACGATGGGGCGGTGTCCGGCTCGCTGGAAACGCCTCAGGGCCAGCAGTGGCACCAAGTGGCCCGCGTGCAGGCTGGCGGCGGTGGGATCGAAGCCTGCATACAGGGTCAGCGGCCCGGCGGCCGCCGCACGCAAGGCATCCAGGTCGGTGGACTGCGCGATCAGTCCGCGCCAGGTCAGTTCGTCGATGATGTCGCCGCTCACGCTGTCCTATCTTTCCGCACGAGGTCCACGGCCTCGTGCGGACCTCGGTGTCGTGGCACGGCGTGGACAGTTGCCGGACTCTCACCGACCGTCGCCGGCACCTGGGAGGCGCATCGACCTCGAGCGCCTATCAGGTCGAGACTGCCGCGATGGCCGACTACAACGCGGCACGACGGCTGGTGGACCGAAGTCGACCGACCGTCCTCGTTCGCGTCTTCGCTCAACGAGACAGCGTTCCACGCACCGCGCGGCGATGCTGTCGTGCCGCTGGTAGGCGATCCAGGCGAACACCACGACCGGCACCAGCGGGAACGGCGCCAGCGCGGGAGCGCCCACGATGAATGAATGCCTGGGTGGCTCCCGCCGATGTCATGGTGACGGAGCGCCCGGCTGCGGTCGGACCGCTCAGCCGCGGCACCGGCAGCCCGACACCACCCGCGACCTCGATCAAGCCTGTGAGGTATCGGAGCCAGTCGCCGAAGCCGATCTCGTCGAAGATTCCCACGGCGTCAGCCTCACCGACGAGTTTCGGCAGCCCGAGGCGATGATCAGCAACAGACCGAGCAGGATCCGGAGTGTCCACAGGATGCG
Encoded here:
- the tyrS gene encoding tyrosine--tRNA ligase; the protein is MSGDIIDELTWRGLIAQSTDLDALRAAAAGPLTLYAGFDPTAASLHAGHLVPLLALRRFQRAGHRPIVLAGGATGLIGDPRDVGERTMNSADTVAGWAERIRSQLERFVDLDDSPTGAVIVDNMDWTGPLSAVDFLRDVGKHFSVNVMLARDTVKRRLEGEGISYTEFSYMLLQANDYLQLRRNYGCTLQVGGSDQWGNIIAGVELNRRVDGASVHALTVPLVTSADGKKFGKSTGGGSLWLDREMTSPYAWYQYFVNTADADVVRYLRWFTFLSREELDELERATAERPHAREAQRRLAAEMTTLVHGEADTRAVQLASQALFGRGELRELDEATLGAALREAAIDGEVAQVKAGEPNTIVDLLVATGLSESRGAARRAVNEGGASVNNEKISDIDWTPADADYLHGRWLVLRRGKKNLAGVLRAGV